A single genomic interval of Camelus ferus isolate YT-003-E chromosome 24, BCGSAC_Cfer_1.0, whole genome shotgun sequence harbors:
- the NPC1 gene encoding LOW QUALITY PROTEIN: NPC intracellular cholesterol transporter 1 (The sequence of the model RefSeq protein was modified relative to this genomic sequence to represent the inferred CDS: deleted 1 base in 1 codon) translates to MSARGPALGLLLLLLFPAQVSAQSCVWYGECGIASGDKRYNCRYSGPPKPLPEDGYDLVQELCPGFFFGNVSLCCDVQQLRTLKDNLQLPLQFLSRCPSCFYNLMNLFCELTCSPRQSQFLNVTATEDYVDPVTNQTKTNVKELQYYVGESFANAMYNACRDVEAPSSNDKALGLLCGREAEACNATNWIEYMFNKDNGQAPFTITPIFSDLPTQGMEPMNNATKGCDESVDEVTGPCSCQDCSLVCGPKPQPPPSPAPWRILGLDAMYVIMWSTYMAFLVVFFGAFFAVWCYRKRYFVSEYTPIDGNIAFSVNASDRGEASCCDPLGAAFEGCLRRLFAQWGSFCVRHPGCVVFLSLAFIAACSSGLAFVRVTTDPVDLWSAPGSQARREKEYFDAHFGPFFRTEQLIIQAPHSHPHTYEPYPSGSDVPFGPPLAVDILHQVLDLQTAIENITASYNNETVTLQDICVAPLSPYNKNCTILSVLNYFQNSHSVLNHEVGDDFFVYADYHTHFLYCVRAPASLNDTSLLHDPCLGTFGGPVFPWLVLGGYDDQNYNNATALVITFPVNNYYNDTEKLQRAHAYPFRFINFVKNYKNPNLTISFKAERSIEDELNRESNGDVVTILISYAVMFLYISIALGHIKSWRRLLVDSKISLGVAGVLMVLSSVACSLGIFSYAGVPLTLIVIEVIPFLVLAVGVDNIFILVQTYQRDERLQGETLDQQLGRVLGEVAPSMFLSSFSETVAFFLGGLSTMPAVHTFSLFAGMAVFIDFLLQMTCFVSLLGLDIKRQEKNRLDVLCCVGGPADGGSIQASESCLFRFFRDSYSPLLLKDWMRPIVIAVFVGVLSFSIAVLNKVEIGLDQSLSMPDDSYVMDYFQSLSQYLHAGPPVYFVLEEGHDYTSLRGQNMVCGGTGCDNDSLVQQIFTAAQLDNYTRIGFAPSSWIDDYFDWIKPQSSCCRVYNSTDQFCNASVVDPACVRCRPLTPEGKQRPQGRDFMRFLPMFLSDNPNPKCGKGGHAAYSTAVNLLGNGTGVGATYFMTYHTVLQTSVDFIDAMKKARLIAGNITRTMGLEGSGHRVFPYSVFYVFYEQYLMVVDDTVFNLGVSLGAIFLVTVVLLGFELWSAVIVCVTIAMILVSMFGVMWLWGISLNAVSLVNLVMSCGISVEFCSHITRAFTVSTKGSRVERAEAALSHMGSSVFSGITLTKFGGIVVLAFAKSQIFQIFYFRMYLAMVLLGATHGLIFLPVLLSYIGPSVNRAKSLATQERYKGTEREQLLNF, encoded by the exons GTATCTGCACAGTCCTGCGTTTGGTATGGAGAGTGTGGAATTGCATCTGGAGATAAGAGATACAATTGCAGATACTCTGGGCCGCCAAAACCGCTGCCAGAGGACGGGTATGACCTCGTGCAG GAGCTCTGCCCAGGCTTCTTCTTCGGCAACGTCAGCCTTTGTTGTGATGTCCAGCAGCTTCGGACTCTGAAAGACAACCTGCAACTGCCTCTGCAGTTTCTGTCCAG GTGTCCATCCTGTTTTTATAACCTAATGAACCTGTTTTGTGAGCTGACATGTAGCCCTCGACAAAGTCAGTTTCTGAATGTCACAGCAACTGAAGATTATGTTGATCCTGTTacaaaccagacaaaaacaaacGTGAAAGAATTACAATACTATGTTGGAGAGAGTTTTGCCAATG CGATGTACAATGCCTGCAGGGACGTGGAGGCCCCCTCGAGTAACGACAAGGCCCTGGGCCTGCTGTGCGGGAGGGAGGCCGAAGCCTGCAACGCCACCAACTGGATCGAGTACATGTTCAACAAGGACAACGGCCAGGCTCCTTTCACCATCACACCCATCTTTTCAG ATCTTCCAACCCAGGGGATGGAGCCCATGAACAATGCCACCAAGGGCTGTGACGAGTCTGTGGATGAGGTCACGGGGCCATGCAGCTGCCAGGACTGCTCACTGGTGTGTGGCCCCAagccccagcccccgccctctcctgctccctggagAATCCTGGGCCTGGATGCCATGTACGTCATCATGTGGAGCACCTACATGGCCTTCTTGGTTGTGTTTTTTGGAGCATTTTTTGCCGTGTGGTGCTACAG GAAACGGTATTTTGTCTCCGAGTACACCCCCATTGATGGCAATATAGCTTTCTCTGTAAATGCCAGTGACAGAG GGGAGGCGTCCTGCTGCGACCCTCTGGGGGCCGCGTTTGAGGGCTGCCTGAGGCGGCTCTTCGCGCAGTGGGGCTCCTTCTGCGTCCGCCACCCCGGCTGCGTCGTGTTCCTGTCGCTGGCCTTCATCGCCGCCTGTTCGTCGGGCCTGGCTTTCGTGCGGGTCACCACCGACCCGGTGGACCTGTGGTCGGCCCCCGGCAGCCAGGCGCGCCGGGAGAAGGAGTACTTCGACGCGCACTTCGGGCCTTTCTTCCGCACGGAGCAGCTCATCATCCAGGCCCCGCACAGCCACCCGCACACCTACGAGCCTTACCCCTCGGGGTCCGACGTGCCCTTTGGGCCCCCGCTTGCCGTAGACATTTTACACCAG GTTCTTGACTTACAAACAGCCATCGAAAACATTACTGCGTCTTACAACAACGAGACCGTGACGCTTCAGGACATCTGCGTGGCCCCCCTCTCGCCGTATAACAAGAACTGCACCATTCTTAGTGTGTTAAATTACTTCCAGAACAGCCACTCTGTGCTGAACCACGAAGTAGGGGATGACTTCTTCGTGTATGCAGATTACCACACGCACTTCCTGTACTGTGTCCG GGCTCCTGCCTCTCTGAATGACACAAGTTTGCTGCACGATCCTTGCCTGGGGACGTTTGGTGGGCCGGTGTTCCCGTGGCTCGTGTTAGGAGGCTATGATG atcaaaactacaataacgCCACAGCCCTTGTGATTACCTTTCCTGTCAATAATTAC TATAACGACACAGAGAAGCTGCAGAGGGCGCA tgcttACCCTTTTAGGTTTATTAACTTTGTGAAAAACTACAAGAATCCAAATCTGACCATTTCTTTTAAGGCTGAGCGAAGTATTGAAGATGAGCTAAATCGTGAAAGTAACGGTGACGTTGTCACTATTCTAATCAGCTATGCCgtcatgtttttatatatttccatAGCCTTGGGGCATATCAAAAGCTGGCGCAGGCTTCTG GTGGACTCTAAAATCTCGCTGGGCGTCGCGGGTGTCCTGATGGTGCTGAGCTCGGTGGCGTGCTCCTTGGGCATCTTCAGCTACGCTGGGGTCCCCCTGACCCTCATTGTGATAGAGGTCATCCCTTTCTTGGTGCTGGCCGTTGGGGTGGACAACATCTTCATTCTGGTCCAGACCTACCAG agaGATGAACGTCTTCAAGGGGAAACCCTGGACCAGCAGCTGGGCAGGGTCCTAGGGGAGGTGGCTCCGAGTATGTTCCTGTCGTCCTTCTCAGAGACGGTAGCGTTTTTCTTAG GGGGCCTGTCCACGATGCCGGCCGTGCACACCTTCTCCCTGTTTGCGGGGATGGCGGTTTTCATCGACTTCCTCCTGCAGATGACCTGTTTTGTGAGTCTCTTGGGGTTGGACATTAAGCGTCAGGAG AAGAACCGGCTGGACGTCCTCTGCTGTGTGGGAGGGCCCGCGGATGGGGGCAGCATCCAGGCCTCGGAGAGCTGCCTGTTCCGCTTCTTCAGAGACTCCTATTCTCCACTTCTGCTCAAGGACTGGATGCGGCCGATTGTG ATAGCAGTATTTGTGGGTGTCCTGTCGTTCAGTATCGCAGTCCTGAACAAAGTGGAAATCGGATTGGATCAGTCTCTTTCAATGCCAGAT GACTCCTACGTGATGGATTATTTCCAGTCCCTCAGTCAGTACCTGCACGCCGGCCCGCCCGTGTACTTTGTCCTGGAGGAAGGGCACGACTACACGTCTCTGCGCGGGCAGAACATGGTGTGTGGGGGCACCGGCTGCGACAACGACTCCCTGGTGCAGCAGATCTTCACTGCCGCTCAGCTGGACAACTA TACCCGAATAGGCTTTGCGCCCTCGTCCTGGATCGACGACTACTTTGACTGGATTAAGCCCCAGTCGTCTTGCTGTAGAGTCTACAACAGCACGGATCAGTTCTGCAACGCGTCAG TGGTTGACCCTGCCTGTGTCCGCTGCCGGCCTCTGACTCCAGAGGGCAAACAGAGGCCTCAGGGCAGAGACTTCATGCGATTCCTGCCCATGTTCCTTTCTGATAACCCGAACCCCAAGTGCGGCAAAGG GGGACACGCCGCCTACAGCACGGCTGTTAACCTCCTCGGCAACGGCACGGGCGTCGGAGCCACCTACTTCATGACCTACCACACCGTGCTGCAGACCTCCGTTGACTTCATCGACGCCATGAAGAAAGCCCGCCTCATCGCCGGCAACATCACCAGGACCATGGGCCTCGAAGGAAGTGGTCACCGTGTGTTCCCTTACAG tGTGTTCTACGTCTTCTATGAACAGTACCTGATGGTGGTCGATGACACGGTCTTTAACCTTGGCGTGTCCCTGGGAGCCATCTTTCTGGTGACTGTGGTTCTCCTGGGCTTTGAGCTGTGGTCGGCGGTGATCGTGTGCGTCACCATCGCCATGATCCTGGTCAGCATGTTTGGCGTCATGTGGCTGTGGGGCATCAGTCTGAACGCGGTTTCTTTGGTCAACTTGGTTATG AGCTGCGGCATCTCCGTGGAGTTCTGCAGCCACATAACCAGAGCGTTCACGGTCAGCACCAAGGGCAGCCGCGTGGAGCGGGCGGAGGCTGCGCTCTCCCACATGGGCAGCTCG GTATTCAGCGGAATCACACTAACAAAATTTGGAGGCATTGTGGTGTTGGCCTTCGCCAAATCTCAAATTTTCCAGATATTTTACTTCAGGATGTATTTAGCTATGGTCTTACTGGGAGCCACTCATGGGTTAATATTCCTCCCTGTCTTACTCAGTTACATAG GACCATCAGTAAACAGAGCCAAAAGTTTAGCGACGCAAGAGCGATACAAAGGCACAGAGCGAGAGCAGCTCCTCAACTTCtag